Below is a genomic region from Thermoflexus sp..
GGCCTTAGGGTCGTCCTCTTCGGAATGTCCCAGCCATGACGTCCCTGCCTCCGCTGGATCAGCGGCCTCGACCCACGAACATCCCATACAAGAACAGCACCACCAACGCGCCCACGATCGCGAGGGCCAGGCTGCGCAGATCAAACCCGCTGATGCCTCCGAAGCCCAGCAGGGTGCCAATGAACCCCCCGACCACCGCTCCTACAATGCCCAGCACAATGGTCAGGATAATCCCTCCGCCTTGCCGGCCAGGCATAATGAACTTCGCCAAAGCGCCAGCAATCAGACCGAAGACGATCCACAATAGAATTCCCATGGGGCACTTCCTAAATTGGTTTTTTCACACACAATATATTTTAATTTTCTGAATTTGTCAAGCAATCCCAAAGCGGGGAAACGGGACGCCTGGCCCTTCCGAGCTGCAGAGCGGGCGACGGGACTCGAACCCGCGGCCTCCTCCATGGCAGGGAGGCGCTCTACCGTCTGAGCTACGCCCGCACGAGCGGAGGGGGCGGGATTCGAACCCGCGGTGAGCCTTCCGAGGCCCACAGGTGATTTCGAGTCACCCGCCTTCGTCCACTCGGCCACCCCTCCACGTATGAATTATACCTCAGACCGCAGCGTGGGAACGCCACCCCGCATCCGTTCGGCCCCGGAGGGGCTCTGAAGGGTTCCCGCATCCCGGAGGCCGGCCAGGGCTTTCTAAGGGGGGTACCCCCCCACCTTCTCCCTCCACCTC
It encodes:
- a CDS encoding GlsB/YeaQ/YmgE family stress response membrane protein codes for the protein MGILLWIVFGLIAGALAKFIMPGRQGGGIILTIVLGIVGAVVGGFIGTLLGFGGISGFDLRSLALAIVGALVVLFLYGMFVGRGR